A stretch of the Aspergillus puulaauensis MK2 DNA, chromosome 6, nearly complete sequence genome encodes the following:
- a CDS encoding uncharacterized protein (COG:S;~EggNog:ENOG410PVBU;~InterPro:IPR001810,IPR036404,IPR036047;~PFAM:PF00646;~go_function: GO:0005515 - protein binding [Evidence IEA]): MANVYCALCGVILLPDPYVEEGATEPEPPPRRRRPWCSEVRGLTTIDDPSNPPTLTGVGLMYGPNRLSATIDCKLSYLDSQLTWEWGLSTTSWGWGSWAFGVHDACWQILRLRVGGWHERRLIISVFHQLLCVPCIGSSSFDFGHDYGGASQTHKRMGPPMPINAGSVLYADPHAVTLMVISEPAMPQSLTSFDYLQGASRHTFGPLSMELIHEILSYLSRKEVAALRLVSRALASIAAVENLPQSYWRSRFLLGQEADFIFPDLTERRDWRGVFLALNKLLRHGGTLPLLNRKRIRKLIEPISRLVEDAPGPYAGLFGMAAQRVPNQESRFQISTSDDGGHIPAVLEESNSFAGDISTDFPDGPVYSGCRVIDHVTRALPSPRQYNQGTIAVSSCRIGVMSFIAGIGIFPSRTTDNYACIIGFHNPGAEKWLDMPTASSIEHIHVAFSAQGLMGIMFSFTDGTESSWTGVSEGRGIAQGSLHVTGESQPRHLVAGVDLFKIVSLAVYSLRNNPIPPSHPQSHLWVPGPPTHDGLQLTPLYPTMESLLFEPLLDVDFGGPGGVYLRELTGLVCYMGYDPHPLLGMQAVYADGRTALFGSRRGCETYFAIAGPDGERITQVSVLSHCGDPSQTFVNGLCGLRITTNYGRTAEFATIQSRLKHSLDIIEVPEPDHIITGLAVRQMPSKDPFIRVALQYQPSASSVPNQSSLLLPESEVCKESLEYSKYFSRYIRTPRTGDYQTYASLQGVRRIQASIGVEGRCRSPSRISGLKLLYENRPPSILGQWMDEYKTFDLLPGEDIEYLTVWILPAADAVEWRPARQGQVVAVRFDTTKSRSMTFSAPGTDSLRSEALRMQYGYGDGYKVTDVFWIMNSSYDRVRATGSGTLERPSELVPDEYPDQVQRLYFDRMELDPVVTAKGWLDHGQLLGVEFIYMSGAAARVGELNTASGSVETIHFPGNCRFVGMATGIKDAHIRVLKFDLEDRNTPSRAEYRTVGFGLPPSDEHQILSECDWQHVWPNPEQSPQDPSQLDIREKIHTPPTGMRLAGLYFNCQDFASVGALYEPVGSEVRGGPV, translated from the exons ATGGCAAACGTCTACTGCGCACTCTGCGGGGTTATCCTGCTTCCAGATCCATACGTGGAGGAGGGGGCTACTGAGCCAGAgccccctcctcgccgccgccggccATGGTGCTCGGAAGTGCGAGGCTTGACGACCATCGACGACCCTTCAAACCCGCCAACGCTCACCGGAGTAGGATTGATGTATGGCCCAAATCGTCTATCCGCCACAATTGATTGCAAGCTATCCTACCTCGACAGCCAGCTGACGTGGGAATGGGGGCTATCCACGACCAGCTGGGGTTGGGGTTCTTGGGCATTCGGGGTGCATGACGCCTGCTGGCAGATACTTCGACTCCGGGTCGGTGGCTGGCATGAACGCCGGCTCATCATTTCAGTTTTCCATCAGCTCCTGTGCGTTCCTTGTATTGGATCATCCAGTTTCGACTTTGGCCACGACTACGGCGGGGCTAGCCAGACGCACAAAAGAATGGGACCGCCCATGCCTATAAACGCTGGCTCGGTTCTTTACGCCGACCCTCACGCGGTTACACTGATGGTTATTTCGGAACCAGCAATGCCTCAGTCTTTAACGTCCTTCGATTACTTACAGGGTGCAAGCCGTCACACCTTTGGCCCGCTATCTATGGAGCTAATACACGAGATCTTGTCTTATCTATCACGCAAAGAGGTCGCAGCGCTCCGGCTGGTAAGTCGGGCCCTTGCCTCAATTGCAGCTGTTGAGAATCTGCCTCAGTCGTATTGGAGATCTAGATTTCTTCTCGGCCAGGAGGCGGACTTCATCTTTCCAGATCTCACGGAAAGGCGAGACTGGCGAGGGGTTTTTCTCGCACTAAATAAACTGTTGCGACATGGTGGAACCCTGCCGTTGCTTAATCGAAAACGAATCCGTAAGCTTATCGAGCCCATTTCGCGTTTAGTGGAAGATGCTCCTGGTCCTTATGCTGGTCTCTTTGGCATGGCTGCCCAGCGAGTCCCGAACCAAGAATCCAGATTTCAAATCTCAACAAGTGACGATGGTGGTCATATACCTGCCGTGTTGGAAGAATCTAACTCATTCGCCGGCGATATCAGCACTGATTTCCCAGACGGTCCAGTTTACTCGGGATGTCGTGTTATCGACCATGTAACAAGGGCTCTCCCAAGTCCCCGCCAGTATAACCAGGGCACGATAGCAGTATCATCATGTCGGATTGGGGTAATGAGCTTTATCGCGGGTATAGGCATATTCCCATCTCGTACGACGGACAATTACGCATGCATAATTGGGTTTCATAACCCTGGGGCTGAAAAATGGCTTGACATGCCTACTGCCTCGTCCATTGAACATATCCACGTGGCCTTCTCCGCACAAGGACTAATGGGTATCATGTTTTCGTTTACCGATGGTACTGAATCATCCTGGACTGGTGTCAGCGAAGGAAGGGGAATTGCACAGGGCTCCTTGCACGTTACTGGGGAATCACAGCCCCGTCACTTGGTGGCAGGCGTTGAT TTATTTAAAATCGTGTCTCTGGCCGTGTATTCGCTGAGAAACAACCCAATCCCACCTTCACATCCACAATCCCATCTATGGGTTCCCGGTCCGCCAACCCATGATGGCCTACAACTGACTCCCCTGTACCCAACCATGGAATCCCTGCTCTTTGAGCCGCTCCTTGACGTAGACTTTGGCGGCCCTGGTGGAGTTTACCTCCGCGAGCTAACTGGGCTCGTCTGTTACATGGGGTACGATCCACACCCGCTGCTTGGAATGCAGGCAGTATACGCAGACGGCAGGACTGCCCTGTTTGGTTCAAGGCGTGGCTGCGAGACGTATTTTGCTATTGCTGGTCCAGATGGAGAGCGTATTACTCAAGTCAGTGTTTTGAGCCACTGCGGCGATCCTTCGCAGACCTTCGTGAATGGACTTTGTGGATTACGG ATCACAACGAACTATGGGCGAACAGCAGAATTTGCTACTATTCAGTCTCGGTTGAAGCATAGCCTGGATATCATAGAAGTGCCGGAACCTGACCATATCATAACTGGACTGGCTGTGCGACAGATG CCGTCAAAGGATCCATTTATCCGAGTTGCGCTCCAATATCAAccatccgcctcctccgtGCCCAACCAGTCCTCACTTCTTCTCCCGGAGTCCGAGGTCTGCAAAGAATCACTGGAGTATAGCAAATACTTCTCGCGTTATATCAGAACCCCGCGAACGGGCGACTACCAGACCTATGCATCGCTCCAAGGGGTCCGTAGAATCCAAGCGTCAATTGGAGTCGAGGGTCGATGTCGAAGCCCTAGTCGGATATCTGGCCTCAAGTTACTCTACGAAAACCGTCCACCTTCTATACTAGGGCAGTGGATGGACGAATACAAAACCTTTGATCTGCTACCGGGCGAGGATATCGAATATCTCACCGTTTGGATACTGCCTGCAGCGGATGCAGTTGAGTGGCGACCCGCGCGACAGGGCCAGGTTGTTGCCGTTCGCTTCGATACGACCAAGTCTCGCAGTATGACATTCAGTGCACCTGGTACTGATTCTCTTCGATCGGAAGCTCTACGCATGCAGTACGGATACGGGGATGGGTATAAAGTA ACTGATGTTTTCTGGATCATGAACTCCTCATATGATAGAGTCCGAGCAACTGGCTCTGGGACGCTTGAGAGGCCGTCAGAATTGGTTCCAGATGAATATCCCGATCAGGTCCAGAGACTCTACTTTGACAGGATGGAACTGGACCCTGTGGTTACTGCAAAGGGCTGGCTAGACCATGGGCAATTGCTAGGAGTTGAGTTCATATATATGTCCGGTGCTGCTGCCCGAGTAGGTGAGCTTAACACAGCCTCTGGCAGCGTCGAAACTATTCACTTCCCAGGGAACTGTCGGTTTGTTGGTATGGCAACTGGGATTAAAGATGCCCATATTCGCGTTCTCAAG TTTGATCTCGAGGACAGGAACACACCTTCACGAGCGGAATACAGGACAGTGGGCTTCGGGCTTCCTCCATCAGATGAACACCAGATACTTTCAGAGTGTGACTGGCAGCATGTTTGGCCCAACCCCGAGCAGTCGCCGCAGGATCCCAGCCAGTTAGACATTAGAGAGAAGATACATACTCCTCCTACTGGGAtgaggctggctgggctCTATTTTAATTGCCAGGATTTTGCATCCGTGGGAGCATTGTATGAGCCTGTGGGGAGCGAGGTTCGTGGTGGTCCAGTCtag
- a CDS encoding spherulation-specific family 4 protein (CAZy:GH135;~COG:S;~EggNog:ENOG410PRJ3;~InterPro:IPR021986;~PFAM:PF12138) has product MPPKSAVVVPLYIYPLTAETWSPLYAAIESDPTLSFLVIVNPNSGPGDIPSPDANYAREVARLNAYPNVYTIGYIRVDYCHRPLHEVFAEIARYAAWSEHYETTRLGVRGIFVDETPNHHSPERAEYLSALTRHIKEFPGILSDRFVVHNPGTASDASIASTADLSFVCEESYTRYRSSDVQDWLALHPCDRTRAGYIISGVPMPELHALVQELRHRSAYLFVTEFEENFYEAFGPSSWEGFMRALQA; this is encoded by the exons ATGCCTCCTAAATCAGCGGTCGTTGTCCCGCTGTACATCTATCCCTTGACGGCGGAGACCTGGTCCCCTCTCTATGCAGC AATCGAGTCTGACCCCACGCTGAGCTTCCTGGTCATTGTCAACCCCAACAGTGGCCCAGGCGACATCCCCTCCCCCGACGCCAACTACGCCCGTGAAGTCGCCCGCCTCAACGCCTACCCTAATGTCTACACCATCGGCTATATCCGGGTCGACTACTGCCATCGGCCCCTGCACGAGGTCTTCGCCGAGATCGCGCGATACGCCGCCTGGTCTGAGCACTATGAAACAACAAGACTCGGCGTGCGCGGTatcttcgtcgacgagacCCCGAACCACCACTCCCCGGAGAGAGCCGAGTATCTGAGTGCACTGACCCGACATATTAAAGAGTTCCCAGGGATCCTCTCCGATAGATTT GTCGTCCACAACCCAGGCACCGCATCCGACGCCTCAATCGCGTCCACAGCCGACCTCTCCTTCGTCTGCGAGGAGTCCTACACGCGGTACCGATCCTCCGACGTCCAGGACTGGCTCGCACTGCATCCATGCGACCGCACACGCGCCGGATACATTATTAGCGGCGTCCCCATGCCCGAACTCCACGCGCTCGTCCAGGAATTGCGCCACCGGTCTGCTTACCTCTTCGTCACGGAATTCGAGGAGAATTTCTACGAGGCCTTTGGGCCGAGTAGTTGGGAGGGCTTCATGCGCGCGCTGCAGGCGTGA
- a CDS encoding putative Melibiase subfamily (CAZy:GH36;~COG:G;~EggNog:ENOG410PV2X;~InterPro:IPR002252,IPR031704,IPR017853,IPR013785, IPR038417;~PFAM:PF02065;~go_function: GO:0003824 - catalytic activity [Evidence IEA];~go_function: GO:0004557 - alpha-galactosidase activity [Evidence IEA];~go_process: GO:0016052 - carbohydrate catabolic process [Evidence IEA]) produces MSVQIITVESQSLRVSVRIDQQGAACLNAVIPTRSTPRDPVSKYFPDHQAPLVEVRLAGEGTEKHKSSKTLLGTYVGPRLRYKSHDIHSGEGTKTLNVTLSDGKLTVVSHLTVYNTTPVVRATASIRNDGDQDAVVTQITSIVLGGLTTGSSKWWADYNLSIPNNSWFREAQWIEHDLPSIGVDDYGVYGRPENHHASISHYAVSNRGTFSTEGHLPMGLLKRHDSAETWLWQVENNGSWRWEIGDWKDSVYLAAGGPIEADHDWRQRLAPGEEFTTVPVALCHVFDDYEKAFAGLTQYRRTIRRKHADNERLPIIFNDYMNCLMGDPTDEKILALVDPVVKAGAEYFVIDCGWYADDAGWWDDVGEWEPSKKRFSKGLKHLLGQLRERGLIPGLWIEPEVIGVRSVVAGQLPYEAFFQRDGHRVVEKGRYQLDFRHPAVRDRMHGIIGRLVNGFGVGYFKFDYNIEVTQGTDINCSSPGSGQLDHNRAYLRWVNELHDKFPDLVIENCSSGAQRMDYAMLATHALQSTSDQQDPDRYAAISAALPTAVTPEQGATWVYPQPEWDDETNAMTVVNSLLGRIHLSGRLDILQPHQFGIIKEGMDVYRSIRADLPTATSFWPLGLPHWHDDWLALGLGAASGERYYISVWRRGGADSVELSVPGLEGREVNAELLYPASFRAETEWKAKGVLRVKVPSKLCARLFKLTVF; encoded by the coding sequence ATGTCTGTCCAAATCATCACCGTTGAGAGCCAGTCCCTACGTGTCAGTGTTCGTATCGACCAGCAGGGCGCGGCTTGTCTCAATGCGGTAATCCCGACACGAAGTACGCCGCGAGATCCTGTCTCCAAATACTTCCCAGACCATCAGGCTCCCTTGGTTGAGGTCCGTCTGGCTGGTGAAGGGACGGAAAAGCACAAGTCTTCAAAGACCTTGCTTGGGACGTATGTTGGGCCGCGACTGCGTTATAAGTCCCACGACATCCACTCCGGAGAGGGCACCAAGACCCTCAACGTCACTCTCTCAGATGGGAAGCTCACGGTGGTTTCCCATCTTACAGTCTACAATACGACGCCGGTTGTACGTGCGACGGCTTCAATTCGAAACGATGGTGACCAGGATGCCGTCGTTACTCAGATCACCTCCATTGTCCTGGGTGGCCTAACGACAGGGTCCTCCAAATGGTGGGCTGATTATAACCTGTCAATCCCAAACAACTCCTGGTTTCGCGAGGCACAGTGGATTGAGCATGATCTACCCAGTATCGGGGTCGACGACTACGGTGTATATGGCCGCCCAGAGAACCACCatgcctccatctcccattACGCAGTGTCTAACAGGGGCACCTTCTCGACCGAAGGCCACCTTCCCATGGGCCTGCTGAAGCGTCATGATAGTGCCGAAACGTGGCTGTGGCAGGTAGAAAATAACGGCTCGTGGCGATGGGAAATCGGCGACTGGAAGGACAGTGTCTATCTTGCAGCCGGAGGTCCCATCGAAGCCGACCACGACTGGCGTCAGCGACTAGCTCCCGGCGAGGAATTCACGACCGTACCAGTTGCACTCTGTCATGTCTTTGATGACTATGAAAAGGCCTTTGCAGGGTTGACTCAGTATCGACGAACTATCAGACGGAAGCACGCAGATAACGAGCGCCTCCCGATCATCTTCAACGACTACATGAACTGCCTAATGGGCGATCCAACCGACGAGaagatcctcgccctcgtcgaccCCGTCGTCAAAGCCGGGGCAGAGTACTTCGTCATCGACTGCGGATGGTATGCCGACGACGCAGGATGGTGGGACGACGTCGGAGAGTGGGAACCGTCCAAGAAGCGCTTCTCCAAAGGTCTCAAGCACCTCCTCGGTCAACTGCGAGAAAGAGGCCTGATCCCAGGGCTATGGATCGAACCCGAAGTCATCGGTGTGCGCAGCGTCGTTGCAGGCCAACTGCCCTATGAAGCCTTCTTCCAGCGCGACGGCCACCGCGTCGTCGAGAAAGGCCGATACCAGCTTGACTTTCGACACCCGGCGGTGCGCGACCGCATGCACGGTATAATCGGACGTCTAGTGAATGGCTTTGGTGTCGGATACTTCAAGTTCGACTACAACATCGAAGTCACTCAAGGGACTGACATTAACTGTTCCAGTCCGGGATCGGGGCAACTGGACCATAACCGCGCGTATCTGCGCTGGGTCAATGAACTGCATGATAAATTCCCCGATCTGGTCATCGAGAACTGCTCCAGCGGTGCCCAGCGCATGGACTACGCTATGCTTGCAACCCATGCTTTGCAATCGACAAGTGACCAGCAGGATCCGGATCGGTACGCGGCCATTTCTGCTGCGTTGCCTACAGCTGTCACTCCAGAACAGGGCGCAACTTGGGTATACCCACAGCCGGAATGGGACGATGAGACAAATGCGATGACGGTTGTCAACAGCTTACTAGGGCGTATTCACCTCAGTGGTCGTCTAGATATCTTGCAGCCGCATCAGTTTGGTATCATTAAAGAGGGAATGGATGTTTACAGGTCAATCCGCGCGGACTTGCCGACGGCGACATCATTCTGGCCACTGGGTCTTCCGCATTGGCATGATGACTGGCTTGCGCTTGGGTTAGGAGCTGCATCTGGCGAGAGGTACTATATTTCTGTTTGGAGACGTGGTGGCGCCGATTCCGTTGAACTGTCGGTGCCTGGACTGGAGGGACGTGAGGTCAACGCTGAGCTGCTCTACCCTGCTTCTTTTAGGGCAGAGACCGAGTGGAAAGCAAAGGGTGTGTTAAGGGTTAAGGTCCCATCGAAGCTGTGTGCTCGACTGTTCAAGTTGACAGTATTCTGA
- a CDS encoding Zn(II)2Cys6 transcription factor (COG:S;~EggNog:ENOG410PIHD;~InterPro:IPR036864,IPR007219,IPR001138;~PFAM:PF00172,PF04082;~TransMembrane:1 (o406-426i);~go_function: GO:0000981 - DNA-binding transcription factor activity, RNA polymerase II-specific [Evidence IEA];~go_function: GO:0003677 - DNA binding [Evidence IEA];~go_function: GO:0008270 - zinc ion binding [Evidence IEA];~go_process: GO:0006351 - transcription, DNA-templated [Evidence IEA];~go_process: GO:0006355 - regulation of transcription, DNA-templated [Evidence IEA]) produces MRPVTACDACRTNKRKCRLDSNDTICTRCRELNLSCSLRGWTVRSPYTVPTVPTPRLAPHPPTSPETPTSSNQESPSVELQKELVTLYFLVVHDTHHSIFHRPTVEQQITDGEFPDILLCSVMALGAPFSDNPLFAGIDRRRRGDKYTERARNLLDLADISVTTIQASILLATVCFCDSQTESEALYYSIAIRLALILDLPNRECDNQVERQVNLRIWWSLYMIDIWSSMGLNLPRQLDFVERYPLPTNEEVFLSLQRGVVTPENMECPGLCSEMAILARKWARIHLFNKAAVNSFIDSQSVSVTVDSFARELQAWSDSLPSYLQETPANLERYCSLGLGNAFAALHLGYHYYNEVLFYQFLAHKPSQERVDSISWYRSQCEEHALAFCNLLYRCRSTKQLQFQCLYVMVGHMLVVTSTVYIHMLVSSDNEAKIKLARQRLGQNFQILTEMQTYWVSLDVFLSRLQVFHNACIRSIDEPFRMDQWMLSFLLEHGTAVMERPLDAGSPDTLRNWFLQTF; encoded by the exons ATGAGGCCGGTAACTGCTTGTGATGCCTGCCG GACGAATAAACGGAAATGCCGACTGGACAGTAACGACACCATCTGCACGCGATGCCGCGAACTGAACCTCAGCTGCAGCCTCCGTGGCTGGACCGTTCGAAGCCCTTATACCGTTCCTACCGTTCCCACGCCACGTCTGgctccccatcctccaacaTCCCCGGAAACGCCGACCTCGTCTAATCAGGAGAGCCCGTCTGTCGAACTACAAAAGGAGCTGGTGACTTTATACTTCTTGGTCGTGCATGACACCCACCACTCCATCTTCCACCGACCCACAGTGGAGCAGCAGATCACAGATGGGGAATTCCCCGATATCCTGCTCTGCAGTGTCATGGCCCTGGGGGCTCCCTTCTCGGATAATCCTCTCTTTGCCGGTATAGACCGGCGGAGACGTGGGGATAAATATACAGAGCGAGCTAGGAACTTGCTCGACCTGGCGGATATCTCGGTCACTACTATCCAGGCCTCCATTCTGCTGGCTACCGTTTGCTTCTGTGACTCGCAGACGGAATCAGAGGCACTGTATTATTCTATTGCCATTAGATTAGCGCTCATTCTTGACCTGCCGAATCGGGAGTGTGACAACCAGGTGGAGAGGCAGGTTAACCTACGAA TATGGTGGTCGCTGTACATGATCGACATCTGGTCGTCAATGGGCCTCAACCTCCCTCGACAACTAGACTTCGTGGAGagatatcctcttccaacAAACGAAGAAGTCTTTCTATCCCTCCAACGGGGAGTGGTGACGCCGGAAAATATGGAATGCCCTGGACTGTGCTCTGAGATGGCCATTCTCGCCCGGAAATGGGCCAGGATAcatctttttaataaagcAGCTGTTAACAGCTTCATTGACTCCCAGTCTGTGAGCGTCACGGTCGACTCTTTCGCACGCGAGCTCCAGGCCTGGTCGGATTCTTTACCCTCATATCTTCAAGAGACCCCTGCCAATCTGGAACGGTACTGCTCGCTGGGTCTAGGAAATGCCtttgcggcgctgcatcTAGGATACCATTACTACAACGAAGTCCTGTTCTATCAATTCCTTGCCCACAAGCCAAGCCAAGAGCGGGTCGACTCGATATCCTGGTATCGGTCACAGTGCGAAGAACACGCCCTCGCATTCTGCAATCTCCTCTACCGGTGCCGCTCAACGAAGCAGCTCCAATTCCAATGTCTCTACGTGATGGTTGGGCACATGCTCGTCGTCACATCAACCGTCTATATCCACATGCTCGTCTCAAGTGACAACGAGGCCAAGATAAAACTCGCTCGTCAACGGCTCGGGCAGAACTTCCAGATACTGACTGAAATGCAGACATACTGGGTGTCTTTGGATGTCTTTCTTTCGCGGCTGCAGGTGTTTCATAATGCCTGCATCAGGTCCATTGATGAGCCCTTCCGGATGGACCAGTGGATGCTGTCGTTCCTCCTAGAGCATGGGACTGCCGTTATGGAGCGGCCGTTGGATGCTGGCTCGCCGGATACATTAAGGAATTGGTTCTTGCAGACTTTTTAG
- a CDS encoding spherulation-specific family 4 protein (CAZy:GH135;~COG:U;~EggNog:ENOG410Q1SW;~InterPro:IPR021986;~PFAM:PF12138;~TransMembrane:1 (i97-121o)) gives MDEFVFVTPLLFGRSGPGTHSWVASDSGPGLVGASSPSCIFLQLTPRALLDSFPTDSPLFTALGCQSRPEMESLKHTSEGAAASPALHRKCQLRRRWWIAIGIAVAIVVILVIVLPLALILPNKGEKGKPSSVIFPLYIYPESNSTWGPLYTAISSHPDLDFVIVVNPQSGPGSSTLPDEAYQAAIRQLNTYPNAQKVGYVRTNYAERNVSEVLDDIARYSDWQSNAADLAMAGIFFDEAPHQFSDATRDYLNRINSGVKDATGLQGERTVIHNPGTIPDKGLAVPNTDITVAFEQSYNHYETSQESALKSYDADRDSLAYIFHSVPDMSESNLESFVEDISDRAAYLYLTTRTDQYYEHFDSRLQQFCDAVPT, from the exons ATGGATGAATTCGTGTTTGTGACACCGCTGCTTTTCGGCCGGTCCGGGCCTGGCACGCATTCCTGGGTGGCATCGGACTCTGGTCCCGGGCTGGTTGGCGCTTCCTCCCCCAGTTGCATATTTCTACAGCTCACCCCGCGGGCTCTTCTTGACTCTTTTCCGACCGACTCTCCTCTTTTCACTGCCCTGGGATGCCAATCACGGCCCGAAATGGAGTCTCTTAAGCACACCAGCGAGGGCGCCGCTGCCAGCCCAGCGTTGCACCGCAAATGCCAGCTACGCCGCCGCTGGTGGATTGCGATTGGCATTGCAGTCGCTATAGTCGTCATCCTCGTAATTGTCCTCCCGCTGGCCTTGATTCTTCCTAacaagggagagaaagggaagCCCTCGAGTGTGATCTTCCCACTGTACATCTATCCAGAGTCTAACAGCACCTGGGGCCCGCTATACACGGC GATTTCATCGCACCCCGATCTCGATTTTGTGATCGTCGTGAACCCACAAAGCGGGCCTGGGTCGTCCACGCTCCCCGACGAGGCATACCAGGCGGCAATCCGCCAGCTCAACACCTATCCCAACGCACAGAAAGTGGGATACGTGCGCACCAACTATGCCGAGCGGAATGTCTCCGAGGTGCTGGACGACATCGCGAGATATTCTGACTGGCAGTCGAACGCTGCAGATCTGGCGATGGCAGGCATTTTCTTCGATGAAGCGCCACACCAATTCTCCGACGCGACCAGGGACTACCTGAACCGCATCAACTCGGGGGTTAAGGATGCGACTGGGCTTCAGGGCGAACGAACG GTCATTCACAACCCAGGCACCATCCCTGACAAAGGCCTCGCCGTCCCCAACACAGACATCACCGTTGCCTTTGAGCAGTCTTACAATCACTACGAGACGAGCCAGGAGTCTGCATTAAAGTCATACGATGCCGACCGGGACTCGCTGGCGTATATTTTCCACTCGGTGCCCGACATGAGCGAGAGCAACCTGGAGAGTTTTGTCGAGGATATCAGCGACCGCGCAGCGTATCTCTACCTGACAACGCGGACAGACCAGTACTACGAGCACTTTGACTCTCGGCTGCAGCAATTCTGCGATGCGGTGCCGACGTGA
- a CDS encoding ubiquitin carboxyl-terminal hydrolase (COG:O;~EggNog:ENOG410PWTU;~InterPro:IPR038765,IPR036959,IPR001578;~MEROPS:MER0000836;~PFAM:PF01088;~go_function: GO:0004843 - thiol-dependent ubiquitin-specific protease activity [Evidence IEA];~go_process: GO:0006511 - ubiquitin-dependent protein catabolic process [Evidence IEA]), whose translation MTSPRIFTVLENNPAVMTDLGHRLGLSKDLEFYDIYSLDDPDLLSFIPRPVHALLAIIPLTDAWAKARKEEDDQIEWYEGSGADPVLWFRQTIIHGCGLIGLIHCACNGVPAERITPGSELDRLLQQASPLKMDERAKLLEDSDTIYQASQAAAVNGDTVPPTLDASTKMGQHFVAFVKGRDGHLWELEGSRKRPLDRGVLAQDEDLLSEKALDLGLKRLIEVQSSSEADLRFSCIALAPSSE comes from the exons ATGACATCTCCGAGAATTTTCACAGTTCTTG AGAACAACCCAGCGGTAATGACCGATCTCGGCCACCGACTGGGCCTATCCAAAGACCTCGAATTCTACGACATCTACTCCCTCGACGACCCGGATCTCCTCAGCTTTATACCCCGCCCCGTCCACGCCTTGCTAGCGATCATTCCGCTCACGGATGCATGGGCTAAGGcgcggaaagaagaggacgacCAGATAGAGTGGTACGAGGGGTCTGGCGCCGACCCTGTCCTCTGGTTCAGACAGACGATAATTCACGGCTGTGGTCTTATCGGGCTTATTCACTGCGCTTGTAACGGTGTTCCTGCGGAAAGGATCACTCCTGGAAGCGAACTTGACAGGCTTTTACAGCAGGCAAGCCCCCTTAAGATGGACGAGCGCGCGAAGCTCCTCGAGGACTCAGATACTATTTACCAGGCGAGCCAGGCTGCTGCAGTAAACGGGGATACGGTACCGCCGACACTGGACGCGAGTACGAAGATGGGACAGCATTTTGTGGCGTTCGTGAAGGGACGGGATGGGCATCTGTGGGAGCTCGAGGGGTCGAGGAAGCGGCCGCTTGACAGAGGTGTTCTCGCGCAAGATGAAGACTTGTTGAGCGAGaaggctctggatctgggatTGAAAAGATTGATAGAGGTCCAGAGTTCCTCGGAAGCAGATCTGAGGTTTTCGTGTATTGCTCTTGCGCCGAGTAGCGAATAA